One window of Cellulomonas shaoxiangyii genomic DNA carries:
- the uca gene encoding urea carboxylase, with amino-acid sequence MARFDTLLVANRGEIAVRILRSARDLGLRTVAVFSEADRGALHTELADEAVLLGPPPAAESYLDVDRVVRAALASGAGAVHPGYGFLSENAGFARACEAAGLVFVGPTPEQLEVFGAKHTARAAAHAAGVPLLPGTDLLGSLDEALAAADAVGYPVMLKATAGGGGIGMRACHGPDDLRGAWDDVRRVAGAAFASGAVFLERLVARARHVEVQVFGDGAGRVVTLGDRDCTLQRRNQKVVEETPTPGLPDAVRTRITDAARDLCASVGYRSAGTVEYVYDPDREEAAFLEVNTRLQVEHPVTEAVHGIDLVAWMLRLAQGERAVLDEAPAALVGAAVEARVYAENTDLGGVPSAGTVTHLALPDGVRVDTWLEVGTQVSTHYDPLLAKVVVHGPDREAAWAGLRAALAATRVDGVATNLGLLRVAAAHADVAAAAHSTRTLDGLVDATPRFEVLRPGMLTTVQDLPGRVGLWPVGIPPSGPMDTWSFAAGNRALGNPPGAPGLECTMTGPALRFRTAARVVVTGAPAPVDVDGTPVPLWEPVEVPAGAVLSIGTATAGMRTYLLVEGGLDVVPVLGSASTFDLGEIGGVTGRALRTGDLVPLATPAVPHDVAPVPPAERPAIGDRWELAALEGPHAAPEFFLPEDVEAFHAADWEVHFNSARTGVRLVGPRPRWARPDGGEAGLHPSNIHDTPYAVGAVDYTGDLPILLGPDGPSLGGFTCPATVATGHLWKLGQLRPGDTVRFVPVTDAQAARLADAPLTDAVPDRAPVTDGGILARRAATDDVPELTLRRSGDANVLAEYGPMRLDLGVRIRVHALMTALQARVDAGDLAGVVELTPGIRSLQVHLDPAVTSVATLVDVVRAADDALPPTHDLRVPSRTVHLPLSWDDPSTREAIERYMNGVRDDAPWCPWNIEFIRRVNGLASVQDVHRTVFDAEYLVLGLGDVYLGAPVATPLDPRHRLVTTKYNPARTWTPQNAVGIGGAYLCIYGMEGPGGYQFVGRTVPVWSTLRQRGAFEAGTPWLLRFFDRIRWYEVAPDELLEMRADMAAGRLALRVEEGEFVLADHERFLAENAASIARFREQQAAAFRAERDAWAAAGELDRVHDVAAPPAEPQVVVPEGCTAVEASFAANVVRVDVRPGDTVEAGQTLLAVEAMKMEAPVVAPAAGRVREVVASPGAQVGPGSVLVVLEQDDAAWGTARGEDAA; translated from the coding sequence ATGGCACGCTTCGACACCCTGCTCGTCGCGAACCGCGGCGAGATCGCCGTGCGGATCCTGCGCAGCGCGCGCGACCTGGGCCTGCGCACCGTCGCCGTCTTCTCCGAGGCCGACCGCGGCGCCCTGCACACCGAGCTCGCCGACGAGGCCGTCCTGCTCGGCCCGCCACCCGCGGCGGAGAGCTACCTCGACGTGGACCGCGTCGTGCGCGCGGCGCTCGCGAGCGGCGCCGGCGCGGTGCACCCCGGGTACGGCTTCCTCTCGGAGAACGCCGGGTTCGCGCGCGCCTGCGAGGCCGCGGGGCTCGTGTTCGTCGGCCCGACGCCCGAGCAGCTCGAGGTCTTCGGCGCCAAGCACACCGCGCGCGCCGCCGCGCACGCCGCGGGCGTGCCCCTGCTGCCGGGCACCGACCTGCTCGGCTCGCTCGACGAGGCGCTCGCCGCCGCCGACGCCGTCGGGTACCCCGTCATGCTCAAGGCGACGGCCGGCGGTGGTGGCATCGGCATGCGCGCGTGCCACGGCCCCGACGACCTGCGGGGCGCGTGGGACGACGTCCGGCGGGTCGCGGGCGCGGCGTTCGCGTCGGGCGCCGTGTTCCTGGAGCGGCTGGTCGCGCGGGCCCGGCACGTCGAGGTGCAGGTCTTCGGCGACGGCGCGGGGCGGGTCGTGACGCTCGGTGACCGCGACTGCACGCTGCAGCGGCGCAACCAGAAGGTCGTCGAGGAGACGCCGACCCCGGGCCTGCCCGACGCCGTGCGCACCCGCATCACCGACGCGGCCCGGGACCTGTGCGCGTCGGTGGGCTACCGCTCGGCCGGGACGGTCGAGTACGTCTACGACCCCGACCGCGAGGAGGCCGCGTTCCTCGAGGTGAACACGCGTCTGCAGGTCGAGCACCCGGTCACCGAGGCCGTGCACGGCATCGACCTCGTCGCCTGGATGCTGCGGCTCGCGCAGGGGGAGCGCGCGGTGCTCGACGAGGCGCCGGCCGCGCTGGTGGGCGCCGCGGTCGAGGCACGCGTGTACGCCGAGAACACGGACCTCGGGGGCGTGCCCAGCGCCGGCACCGTCACGCACCTCGCGCTGCCCGACGGCGTGCGCGTCGACACGTGGCTCGAGGTCGGCACGCAGGTCAGCACGCACTACGACCCCCTGCTGGCCAAGGTCGTCGTGCACGGGCCGGACCGGGAGGCGGCGTGGGCGGGCCTGCGCGCGGCGCTCGCGGCCACGCGCGTCGACGGCGTCGCGACGAACCTCGGCCTGCTGCGGGTGGCCGCCGCCCACGCGGACGTCGCCGCGGCCGCGCACAGCACGCGCACGCTCGACGGCCTGGTCGACGCCACGCCGCGGTTCGAGGTGCTGCGCCCCGGCATGCTGACGACCGTGCAGGACCTGCCGGGCCGCGTGGGGCTGTGGCCGGTGGGCATCCCGCCGTCGGGGCCGATGGACACGTGGTCGTTCGCGGCCGGCAACCGGGCGCTGGGCAACCCCCCGGGCGCCCCGGGCCTGGAGTGCACGATGACGGGCCCGGCGCTGCGCTTCCGCACCGCCGCGCGCGTCGTGGTCACGGGGGCGCCGGCACCGGTCGACGTCGACGGGACGCCCGTGCCGCTGTGGGAGCCGGTCGAGGTCCCCGCCGGCGCCGTGCTGAGCATCGGCACCGCGACCGCGGGCATGCGCACGTACCTGCTGGTGGAGGGCGGGCTCGACGTCGTCCCGGTGCTCGGCTCGGCCAGCACGTTCGACCTCGGCGAGATCGGCGGCGTCACGGGCCGCGCCCTGCGCACGGGCGACCTCGTCCCGCTCGCGACGCCGGCGGTGCCGCACGACGTCGCCCCCGTGCCGCCGGCCGAGCGCCCGGCGATCGGCGACCGGTGGGAGCTCGCGGCGCTCGAGGGCCCGCACGCCGCCCCCGAGTTCTTCCTGCCCGAGGACGTCGAGGCGTTCCACGCCGCGGACTGGGAGGTGCACTTCAACTCCGCGCGCACGGGCGTGCGGCTCGTCGGGCCGCGGCCGCGGTGGGCCCGCCCCGACGGCGGCGAGGCGGGTCTGCACCCGTCGAACATCCACGACACGCCGTACGCCGTCGGCGCGGTCGACTACACGGGCGACCTGCCGATCCTGCTCGGGCCGGACGGGCCGAGCCTCGGCGGGTTCACGTGCCCGGCGACCGTCGCGACCGGGCACCTGTGGAAGCTCGGGCAGCTGCGCCCGGGCGACACCGTGCGCTTCGTGCCCGTCACCGACGCGCAGGCCGCGCGCCTCGCCGACGCCCCGCTCACCGACGCGGTCCCCGACCGCGCCCCCGTGACCGACGGCGGCATCCTCGCGCGCCGCGCCGCGACCGACGACGTGCCCGAGCTCACGCTGCGGCGCAGCGGGGACGCCAACGTCCTCGCCGAGTACGGGCCCATGCGCCTCGACCTCGGCGTCCGCATCCGCGTGCACGCCCTCATGACGGCGCTCCAGGCGCGCGTCGACGCGGGGGACCTCGCCGGCGTCGTCGAGCTCACGCCGGGCATCCGGTCCCTCCAGGTGCACCTCGACCCGGCCGTCACGAGCGTCGCCACCCTCGTCGACGTCGTGCGCGCCGCGGACGACGCCCTGCCGCCCACGCACGACCTGCGCGTGCCGAGCCGCACGGTGCACCTGCCCCTGTCGTGGGACGACCCGTCGACGCGCGAGGCGATCGAGCGGTACATGAACGGCGTGCGGGACGACGCGCCCTGGTGCCCGTGGAACATCGAGTTCATCCGCCGCGTCAACGGGCTCGCGTCGGTGCAGGACGTGCACCGCACGGTGTTCGACGCCGAGTACCTCGTGCTGGGTCTGGGCGACGTCTACCTCGGCGCGCCCGTCGCCACCCCGCTGGACCCGCGCCACCGGCTCGTCACCACGAAGTACAACCCGGCCCGCACGTGGACGCCGCAGAACGCCGTCGGCATCGGCGGTGCCTACCTGTGCATCTACGGCATGGAGGGGCCGGGCGGCTACCAGTTCGTCGGCCGGACGGTGCCCGTGTGGTCGACGCTGCGCCAGCGCGGCGCGTTCGAGGCCGGCACGCCGTGGCTGCTGCGGTTCTTCGACCGCATCCGCTGGTACGAGGTCGCGCCCGACGAGCTCCTCGAGATGCGCGCCGACATGGCGGCGGGGCGGCTGGCGCTGCGCGTCGAGGAGGGGGAGTTCGTCCTCGCCGACCACGAGCGGTTCCTGGCCGAGAACGCGGCGTCGATCGCGCGGTTCCGCGAGCAGCAGGCCGCGGCGTTCCGGGCGGAGCGCGACGCGTGGGCGGCGGCGGGGGAGCTCGACCGCGTCCACGACGTCGCCGCGCCGCCCGCCGAGCCGCAGGTCGTGGTGCCGGAGGGGTGCACGGCCGTCGAGGCGTCGTTCGCCGCCAACGTCGTCCGCGTCGACGTGCGTCCCGGGGACACGGTCGAGGCGGGGCAGACGCTCCTGGCCGTCGAGGCGATGAAGATGGAGGCACCGGTCGTGGCCCCGGCCGCCGGCCGGGTGCGGGAGGTGGTCGCCTCGCCGGGCGCCCAGGTCGGCCCCGGCAGCGTGCTGGTCGTGCTCGAGCAGGACGACGCGGCGTGGGGGACCGCGCGGGGCGAGGACGCCGCGTGA
- a CDS encoding urea amidolyase associated protein UAAP2: protein MTTTTSPASAAGRHTFGRVLHRETVAPRSPWSHVLRRGQVLTVVDVDGNQAVDFLAYDAHDTANAYSAQATLAEQGSVFLVRGSVLRTADGDALLTVVDDDVERHDTLGGACSKESNALRYGHHTWAQHACADNFLAELSRYGMGKRDQVSNVNWFMNVPVDADGALGIVDGISAPGLRVSVRAERDVLVVVSNCPQVNNPCNGFDPSRAEMVVWSGEDAGADEGAA, encoded by the coding sequence ATGACCACGACGACGAGCCCGGCGAGCGCTGCCGGGCGCCACACCTTCGGCCGCGTGCTGCACCGCGAGACCGTCGCGCCCCGCTCGCCCTGGTCGCACGTGCTGCGACGGGGGCAGGTGCTGACGGTCGTCGACGTCGACGGCAACCAGGCCGTCGACTTCCTCGCCTACGACGCGCACGACACCGCGAACGCCTACAGCGCGCAGGCCACGCTCGCGGAGCAGGGGTCGGTGTTCCTCGTGCGGGGCTCGGTGCTGCGCACGGCGGACGGCGACGCGCTCCTGACGGTCGTCGACGACGACGTGGAGCGCCACGACACGCTCGGCGGGGCCTGCTCGAAGGAGTCGAACGCGCTGCGCTACGGCCACCACACGTGGGCGCAGCACGCCTGCGCGGACAACTTCCTCGCCGAGCTGTCGCGGTACGGGATGGGTAAGCGCGACCAGGTGTCGAACGTCAACTGGTTCATGAACGTGCCGGTCGACGCCGACGGCGCGCTCGGCATCGTGGACGGGATCTCCGCGCCCGGCCTGCGCGTGAGCGTGCGCGCCGAGCGCGACGTGCTCGTCGTCGTCTCGAACTGCCCCCAGGTGAACAACCCGTGCAACGGGTTCGACCCGAGCCGCGCCGAGATGGTCGTGTGGTCGGGCGAGGACGCCGGCGCGGACGAGGGAGCCGCGTGA
- a CDS encoding urea amidolyase associated protein UAAP1 produces the protein MSATSEAGTSTTAGARAHARAQEGTVVAERPWLPASAVPAAALAGGLPVGPGADDLVWAERVAGGGYAHRELARGTHVRLTDVTGDASVAVVLHSAGRTHERLNVADTVKVQWQVYTGVGQLLLSDQGRVLATVVEDTSGHHDAVFGTSSRARNERRYGDAGPHGGSPAGRELLVLAAAKQGLSRRDVPPCVTFFQGVRVAPDGTAEPTGSAGPGASVVLRLEMPAVLLLAATAHPLDPRERWSCGPVDVVAWRGAPTAPSDPLWDATPEGRRAFLATTDHLTARGIA, from the coding sequence ATGAGCGCCACGAGCGAGGCCGGGACGTCGACCACCGCGGGCGCCCGCGCCCACGCCCGCGCGCAGGAGGGCACGGTCGTCGCCGAGCGGCCGTGGCTGCCCGCGTCCGCCGTCCCCGCCGCCGCGCTCGCGGGCGGTCTGCCCGTCGGCCCCGGGGCGGACGACCTCGTCTGGGCGGAGCGGGTCGCGGGTGGCGGGTACGCCCACCGCGAGCTCGCCCGCGGCACGCACGTGCGCCTCACGGACGTCACCGGCGACGCGAGCGTCGCGGTCGTCCTGCACAGCGCCGGTCGGACGCACGAGCGCCTCAACGTGGCCGACACCGTCAAGGTGCAGTGGCAGGTCTACACGGGCGTGGGGCAGCTGCTGCTGTCGGACCAGGGCCGCGTGCTCGCGACGGTCGTCGAGGACACGTCCGGCCACCACGACGCCGTGTTCGGCACGTCGTCACGCGCGCGCAACGAGCGCCGGTACGGCGACGCCGGCCCGCACGGCGGGTCGCCCGCCGGCCGCGAGCTGCTGGTCCTCGCCGCGGCCAAGCAGGGGCTGTCGCGGCGCGACGTGCCGCCGTGCGTGACGTTCTTCCAGGGCGTGCGCGTGGCGCCCGACGGCACGGCCGAGCCGACCGGCTCCGCGGGGCCGGGTGCGAGCGTCGTGCTCCGCCTCGAGATGCCCGCGGTGCTGCTGCTGGCCGCCACCGCGCACCCGCTGGACCCGCGCGAGCGCTGGAGCTGCGGCCCCGTCGACGTCGTCGCCTGGCGCGGCGCCCCGACCGCGCCGTCCGACCCGCTCTGGGACGCCACGCCCGAGGGTCGCCGCGCCTTCCTCGCCACCACCGACCACCTCACCGCCCGGGGGATCGCATGA